In the Brucella anthropi ATCC 49188 genome, one interval contains:
- a CDS encoding RidA family protein, translating into MQIERLDINHRRSRLVKYNGMCFLSGQFSDSAGDITQQTIETLAKIDDLLARAGTDKSRLLTAQIWLKDMSDFAAMNQVWDSWIDTANPPTRCCGQVFMADPDMRIEIVVSAAI; encoded by the coding sequence ATGCAGATTGAAAGACTTGACATAAATCACCGCCGCAGTCGTCTCGTAAAATACAATGGCATGTGTTTCTTATCGGGCCAATTTTCCGATTCTGCAGGGGACATTACCCAGCAAACGATAGAAACACTCGCCAAGATTGACGATCTTTTGGCACGGGCCGGCACCGACAAATCTCGCCTACTTACCGCACAGATTTGGCTGAAAGACATGTCGGATTTCGCGGCGATGAATCAGGTTTGGGACAGTTGGATAGATACAGCCAACCCGCCGACGCGATGCTGCGGGCAAGTATTCATGGCCGACCCCGATATGCGTATCGAGATTGTGGTCTCTGCTGCGATTTAG
- a CDS encoding ABC transporter ATP-binding protein: protein MTVQPAIIVRDLKISFARKPVVHGISFQIEPGKTLALVGESGSGKSVTSLAIMRLLPDRIAKAEGAVMLGQQDLLKLPEADMRGVRGGKVSMIFQEPMTSLNPVQTVGAQLAEVLRIHKKLKGKKLQEAVLELLHKVRIPDPEQRVNQYPHTFSGGMRQRVMIAMALACDPDLIIADEPTTALDVTVQAQTLQLLKELQQETGTAVLFITHDMGVVAEVADDVLVMRHGRVIEHGSVMEIFSNPKDAYTRSLIEAAPSLVGKLQAKTIPARPVDSPLMANAATPVLEVSDLSVRFPVHGGLFGRARGAVHAVEDVSFSIGKGETLGLVGESGSGKSTIGKAIINLAPVHNGKITVGGETIDYLDRKSLSSLKRQVQMIFQDPFGSLDARQTIGSAIMEPMKVHGLETGVVAQQKMEWLMERVGLDPNRASSLPHEFSGGQRQRICIARALAMAPRLIIADEAVSALDVAIKGQIIDLMIDLQKEFDISYLFISHDMSAVERICNRVAVMYFGEIVEIGPRDDVIGRPGHEYTQRLLSAIPITHPDQRGTRRRAADAGPPRSPLKPLGYSAPAARWSMAADGHFIRMAS from the coding sequence ATGACTGTCCAGCCTGCGATCATTGTTCGTGATCTCAAGATTTCATTCGCCAGAAAGCCGGTTGTCCATGGGATCAGTTTCCAGATCGAGCCTGGCAAGACACTGGCTCTGGTGGGAGAGTCCGGCTCCGGCAAGAGCGTTACGTCTCTGGCGATCATGCGTCTTCTGCCTGATCGCATCGCCAAGGCTGAGGGCGCTGTAATGCTTGGCCAACAAGACTTGCTAAAACTGCCTGAAGCGGACATGCGCGGCGTGCGCGGCGGCAAGGTCAGCATGATCTTTCAGGAACCGATGACCTCTCTTAACCCGGTACAGACTGTTGGAGCACAGCTTGCCGAAGTTCTGAGAATTCACAAGAAGCTCAAGGGGAAAAAACTGCAGGAAGCGGTTCTGGAGCTTTTGCACAAGGTGCGCATTCCCGATCCGGAGCAGCGCGTCAATCAGTATCCACATACGTTTTCAGGTGGAATGCGACAGCGTGTGATGATTGCGATGGCACTGGCATGCGATCCTGATCTCATCATTGCTGATGAGCCTACAACCGCGCTTGATGTGACTGTGCAGGCTCAGACGCTTCAACTGTTGAAGGAGTTGCAGCAGGAAACTGGAACGGCAGTTCTATTTATAACGCATGACATGGGCGTTGTTGCCGAAGTTGCTGATGACGTTCTGGTCATGCGTCATGGGCGCGTCATTGAGCACGGCTCGGTGATGGAAATTTTCAGCAATCCTAAAGATGCCTATACGCGCAGCCTTATCGAAGCGGCCCCGAGTTTGGTCGGTAAGTTGCAGGCCAAAACGATTCCGGCCAGACCTGTCGACAGTCCCTTGATGGCGAATGCTGCAACGCCGGTTCTCGAAGTGAGCGACCTTTCGGTAAGATTTCCGGTCCACGGTGGCCTATTTGGCCGTGCCAGGGGCGCAGTGCATGCGGTCGAAGATGTGTCGTTCAGCATTGGCAAAGGTGAGACACTTGGATTGGTTGGCGAGTCCGGTTCAGGAAAATCCACCATTGGTAAGGCGATTATCAATCTCGCACCCGTGCACAACGGCAAGATCACCGTTGGTGGGGAGACGATCGACTATCTGGATCGCAAAAGCCTGTCGTCATTGAAACGGCAAGTACAGATGATCTTCCAAGACCCCTTTGGTTCTCTTGATGCACGTCAGACCATTGGCTCGGCAATCATGGAACCAATGAAGGTTCATGGTTTGGAGACTGGTGTAGTCGCACAACAGAAGATGGAATGGTTGATGGAGCGTGTTGGGTTGGATCCCAATCGCGCATCCAGTCTGCCGCATGAATTTTCTGGCGGACAGCGCCAGCGTATCTGTATTGCGCGTGCTCTCGCAATGGCTCCACGGCTGATCATCGCAGATGAAGCGGTGTCGGCGCTTGATGTCGCCATCAAGGGTCAAATTATTGATCTGATGATTGATCTTCAGAAGGAATTTGACATTTCGTATCTGTTCATCAGCCACGATATGTCCGCAGTCGAGCGCATCTGCAACCGCGTTGCGGTGATGTATTTCGGTGAAATCGTGGAAATCGGACCACGTGACGACGTGATCGGACGACCGGGGCACGAATATACGCAACGGTTACTTTCGGCGATCCCGATAACACATCCCGACCAACGGGGAACAAGGCGGCGAGCTGCCGATGCCGGTCCACCCAGAAGTCCGCTCAAACCCCTCGGTTACAGCGCACCAGCGGCACGCTGGAGCATGGCTGCGGACGGTCATTTCATTCGTATGGCGAGCTAG
- a CDS encoding IclR family transcriptional regulator, translated as MTTNASSNAVRALDILIVLGEAGADGLALADIAERIGEAKPAVHRSLASLLQKGFAEPAGKHGFYRLGPAIPMLARGQARLEPLISKFRPGMTEFARRSGHTVYMMVQAGIDAVCAEMVSRFPDRQFTMGVGGRVPMGVAAGSIALMSIMPEADCLALLETNAPRYLSHPSVQYVDKCVVISQIEDARRRGFAVNMAYYLPGEGGLGLPVRATNPYELNAAISFTAPLEMMTEDWLPKIIDELRDCLGHAI; from the coding sequence GTGACTACGAACGCATCAAGCAATGCAGTACGCGCACTTGATATTCTAATAGTTCTGGGGGAAGCAGGCGCTGATGGCTTGGCTCTAGCCGATATTGCCGAACGCATTGGCGAAGCTAAACCTGCCGTGCATCGTAGCCTCGCGTCGCTTCTTCAAAAGGGCTTCGCCGAACCGGCTGGCAAGCACGGCTTTTACCGGCTTGGACCTGCTATCCCAATGCTTGCGAGGGGGCAGGCCCGTCTCGAACCCCTGATTTCGAAATTCCGACCTGGAATGACCGAGTTTGCGCGGCGAAGCGGGCATACCGTTTACATGATGGTGCAGGCGGGCATTGATGCTGTCTGCGCCGAGATGGTTTCGCGATTTCCGGACCGCCAGTTTACTATGGGGGTTGGCGGACGCGTGCCTATGGGTGTCGCAGCCGGAAGCATCGCACTCATGTCCATAATGCCTGAAGCCGACTGCCTCGCACTGCTTGAAACAAATGCACCGCGTTATCTTAGTCACCCATCAGTTCAGTACGTCGATAAGTGTGTCGTAATTTCCCAGATTGAAGATGCTAGACGGCGGGGTTTTGCTGTCAATATGGCGTACTACCTGCCGGGAGAAGGCGGACTCGGCTTACCGGTGCGCGCTACAAATCCTTATGAACTGAATGCCGCGATTTCGTTCACCGCACCGCTCGAGATGATGACGGAAGATTGGCTTCCCAAGATCATCGATGAACTGCGCGATTGCCTTGGCCACGCAATATAG
- a CDS encoding ABC transporter permease: MTSITTNSSAVPRVQSRWEFLRRLNFSTWLGVAIVLTLILCAAFAPILAPYDPNEQNIIVYLSPPSAENLLGTDQFGRDVLSRLLYGARYSLTIGFLAILVALIIGSFLGMIAGYVGRKTDIIVMQIMDVVLAFPSLILGLALVALMGATLTNIVIAIAFTAIPAFARIARAGVLTQRDREYVQACHAMGFSHTRILFGHILPAILPEILVMASLWMATAVRTEASLAFIGLGLAPPTPTWGGMVREGFDNILSSFHLALYPSLAILVLVLALNLIGDGLRDAIDPRLKDAS, encoded by the coding sequence ATGACATCCATCACCACCAATTCATCTGCCGTGCCGCGCGTGCAGTCTCGATGGGAATTTCTACGTCGATTGAATTTCTCTACCTGGCTGGGTGTAGCGATTGTTCTGACGCTCATTCTGTGCGCAGCCTTTGCTCCGATCTTGGCGCCATATGATCCGAATGAACAGAACATCATCGTTTACCTGTCGCCGCCAAGTGCAGAAAATCTGCTGGGCACGGACCAGTTCGGTCGTGATGTTCTTTCGCGATTACTCTATGGAGCCCGTTATTCGCTAACCATCGGATTTCTGGCCATTCTGGTCGCGCTGATAATTGGCTCGTTTCTGGGCATGATTGCTGGTTATGTGGGGCGCAAGACCGACATCATTGTGATGCAGATCATGGATGTCGTACTGGCATTTCCATCATTGATTCTTGGTTTGGCACTCGTCGCCCTTATGGGGGCCACGCTGACGAATATTGTCATTGCTATCGCATTCACCGCTATACCGGCCTTTGCGCGAATTGCCCGCGCAGGTGTTCTGACACAGCGCGACCGCGAATATGTTCAGGCCTGTCACGCGATGGGCTTTTCCCACACGCGCATTCTGTTCGGCCATATTCTGCCTGCCATTCTGCCGGAGATCCTGGTCATGGCATCACTTTGGATGGCCACTGCAGTTCGCACCGAGGCGTCGCTCGCATTCATTGGGTTAGGGCTGGCCCCACCGACGCCGACTTGGGGTGGCATGGTTCGCGAAGGCTTCGACAATATTCTGAGCTCCTTCCATCTGGCTCTTTATCCGAGCCTTGCAATTCTGGTGCTCGTTCTCGCTCTCAACCTGATCGGCGACGGTCTGCGTGACGCAATCGATCCACGACTGAAGGATGCCAGCTAA
- a CDS encoding glycerol-3-phosphate responsive antiterminator: MTLDRTIGERLLRAPVMATLYGVDNLQAFLDSKAEVGIVANIALRHVAEVLNALKKSNKLIVLNIDSCEGLSQDKGAIEFLAEIGISVLLSTRVPTIQKAAQCGLLTMQKVFVTDRSTWPRSLKAISQSAPNLVQIMPSPMLGYLSAEDKRRLPPVVASGFICNEADVATAMKQGAIAVSSSNKSLWDYKR; encoded by the coding sequence ATGACTTTGGACAGAACGATCGGTGAGCGGCTTTTACGGGCGCCAGTCATGGCAACGCTCTACGGCGTGGACAATCTTCAGGCGTTTCTGGACAGCAAGGCGGAAGTGGGCATCGTTGCCAATATCGCCTTGCGCCATGTGGCCGAAGTGCTGAACGCGCTCAAGAAAAGCAACAAGCTGATCGTTCTGAACATCGACAGTTGCGAAGGCCTGTCGCAGGACAAGGGGGCCATCGAGTTTCTTGCCGAGATTGGCATTTCGGTGCTGCTGTCGACGCGCGTTCCAACAATTCAGAAGGCTGCGCAATGCGGCCTTCTGACCATGCAGAAGGTATTTGTGACCGACCGCTCCACCTGGCCCCGCAGCCTCAAGGCAATCTCGCAAAGCGCACCCAATCTGGTGCAGATCATGCCATCGCCGATGCTTGGATATCTGTCTGCAGAAGACAAGCGCCGCCTGCCACCCGTCGTGGCTTCTGGCTTTATCTGCAATGAGGCCGATGTTGCTACGGCAATGAAGCAGGGTGCCATTGCCGTTTCGTCAAGCAATAAGTCGCTTTGGGATTACAAGCGATAA
- a CDS encoding FAD-binding oxidoreductase, which translates to MISKEAIKRGYNRGNYVVGAPTQPHYAGSINEIGTKADLAQDAVSVDAALVAKLQGVADEVLTAREDLVVNTRDWWARTMVAETGGKPATVDGVFVRVSTVEQVQAVMRLAHEAKVPVTVSAGRSNVTGAALPLRGGIVLDVCNLNRFVSFDADSQIVEVEAGMFGDIFEEMIQRDFGMTMGHWPSSFGISTVGGWIACRGAGQLSTRYGKIEDMVYGMEVVLADGSLVTVGNYARAAIGPDLQQIFIGSEGTLGIIVKARLKLHRLPDYARAIAYGFKSFAIGLEACRRIMQGGANPAALRLYDELESGVQFGLPESNVLLIADEGAKEMVDAVMAISEKVCAELGDKLDGDTIFEKWLDTRYLTGKSAEGFKRSPGFVADTLEMTGCWRDLPAIYDEVVAAINAVPGTLAGSAHQSHAYVDGACLYFSLRGDVEVEKRAEWYRAAWDAANAVLIKYGAALSHHHGVGLLRAPYMKDALGSAFPLLETVKKALDPDNLLNPGKLGLSLDMPRDGK; encoded by the coding sequence ATGATCAGCAAGGAAGCCATCAAGCGCGGTTACAATCGCGGAAATTATGTCGTTGGTGCCCCGACCCAGCCGCATTATGCCGGCAGCATCAACGAAATCGGAACCAAGGCCGATCTGGCTCAGGACGCCGTTTCAGTGGACGCCGCCCTTGTCGCGAAGCTGCAGGGCGTTGCTGACGAAGTTCTGACCGCGCGCGAAGATCTCGTTGTGAATACCCGCGACTGGTGGGCGCGCACGATGGTCGCGGAAACGGGCGGAAAGCCCGCAACGGTTGATGGCGTGTTCGTTCGCGTTTCGACGGTGGAGCAGGTTCAGGCTGTCATGCGCCTTGCACACGAAGCCAAGGTTCCGGTCACTGTTTCTGCAGGTCGCTCCAACGTTACGGGCGCAGCGCTGCCGCTGCGCGGCGGCATCGTGCTCGATGTCTGCAATCTCAACCGTTTTGTCAGCTTCGATGCCGACAGCCAGATCGTTGAAGTTGAAGCTGGTATGTTCGGCGATATTTTCGAGGAAATGATCCAGCGTGACTTTGGCATGACCATGGGGCATTGGCCGTCCTCGTTCGGTATTAGCACTGTGGGCGGCTGGATAGCCTGCCGCGGCGCGGGCCAGCTTTCGACGCGCTACGGCAAGATTGAGGACATGGTCTACGGCATGGAAGTCGTGCTGGCCGATGGTTCGCTGGTGACGGTTGGAAACTATGCCCGCGCAGCAATCGGGCCCGATTTGCAGCAGATCTTTATCGGCTCGGAAGGCACGCTCGGCATTATCGTAAAGGCACGCCTGAAACTGCATCGCCTTCCAGACTATGCGCGCGCAATCGCTTATGGGTTCAAAAGCTTTGCCATCGGTCTGGAAGCCTGCCGCCGCATCATGCAGGGCGGTGCCAATCCGGCAGCGCTGCGTCTCTACGACGAACTGGAAAGCGGCGTGCAGTTCGGTCTGCCGGAAAGCAACGTGCTGCTGATCGCCGATGAAGGCGCGAAGGAAATGGTCGATGCCGTGATGGCGATCAGCGAAAAGGTTTGCGCCGAACTCGGTGACAAGCTCGATGGCGATACGATCTTCGAAAAGTGGCTCGACACACGTTATCTGACCGGCAAGAGCGCCGAGGGCTTCAAGCGCAGCCCAGGCTTTGTTGCGGATACGCTGGAAATGACCGGCTGCTGGCGCGATCTGCCTGCGATCTATGATGAGGTGGTCGCTGCCATCAATGCAGTGCCGGGTACGCTGGCCGGTTCGGCGCACCAGTCACATGCCTATGTCGATGGCGCCTGCCTTTATTTCTCGCTGCGTGGCGACGTGGAAGTGGAAAAGCGCGCTGAATGGTATCGTGCTGCATGGGATGCTGCCAATGCGGTTCTAATCAAGTATGGTGCAGCATTGAGCCATCACCACGGCGTTGGATTGCTCCGTGCGCCTTACATGAAAGACGCTCTCGGATCGGCATTTCCGCTGCTGGAAACGGTGAAGAAGGCGCTCGACCCCGACAACCTGCTTAACCCCGGCAAGCTCGGACTTTCGCTCGACATGCCAAGAGACGGAAAATGA
- a CDS encoding ABC transporter permease → MVSFLIKRMGFALFTLFSVLTLVFVIVRVLPGDPALVILGDQASPASIAALHHKLGLDQPIIVQYGSFMLGVLQGNLGTSMITGRSITAEIMNVLPYTMELTIASLILGVLLGVPAGVWAAVKRNKPADLLLRLVSLLGLSLPAFVAAIILLMIFAIQLRWFPVISSGGGDGLLDRLRQMALPTISLALIMMAYITRVTRSAMLEVLNQDFVRTAKAKGASHHAVVWRHALGNCTIPITTVVGLYLGILIGNSVLTEIVFSRPGLGKLILNALTQRDYTLLQGMIVIYTLMVVAVNMLTDLTYGFLDPRVQYK, encoded by the coding sequence ATGGTGTCGTTCCTGATCAAACGAATGGGCTTCGCGCTCTTCACGCTGTTCAGCGTGTTGACGTTGGTCTTCGTAATCGTTCGTGTTCTGCCGGGCGATCCGGCTCTTGTGATCCTTGGCGATCAAGCCAGCCCCGCAAGTATCGCTGCACTGCATCACAAGCTTGGCCTGGATCAGCCGATCATTGTCCAGTACGGGAGCTTCATGCTGGGTGTACTCCAGGGCAATCTTGGGACATCCATGATAACCGGTCGCTCGATTACGGCCGAGATCATGAACGTCCTGCCCTATACGATGGAGTTGACAATCGCATCGCTCATACTGGGGGTGCTGTTGGGTGTTCCCGCAGGTGTTTGGGCAGCAGTGAAACGAAATAAGCCGGCTGATCTGTTGCTGCGTCTTGTTTCCCTGTTGGGTCTTTCGCTTCCAGCGTTTGTTGCAGCGATCATTTTGCTCATGATTTTTGCAATCCAGTTGCGCTGGTTTCCTGTGATTAGTTCAGGTGGCGGCGATGGATTGCTGGACCGCTTGAGGCAAATGGCACTGCCAACCATTTCGCTGGCACTGATCATGATGGCGTATATTACACGTGTCACCCGCTCGGCCATGCTCGAAGTTTTGAACCAGGACTTCGTGCGCACGGCGAAGGCCAAAGGCGCTTCACATCACGCAGTTGTTTGGCGTCATGCGCTTGGTAACTGCACGATCCCAATTACGACGGTTGTGGGGCTCTATCTCGGTATTCTGATCGGTAATTCCGTTCTGACCGAAATCGTCTTCTCTCGCCCAGGTCTGGGTAAGCTAATTCTCAACGCCTTGACCCAGCGTGACTATACCCTGCTGCAGGGGATGATCGTCATTTATACGCTTATGGTTGTTGCGGTGAACATGCTGACCGACCTGACCTATGGTTTCCTCGATCCGAGGGTTCAGTACAAATGA
- a CDS encoding MmgE/PrpD family protein, with protein MHALTQLAEFVSGHPKGALPSETREAISLLLLDLMGATAAGLHSRLAASARQAASDVYGSGVAQVWLTDLKLSVVGAAMANSAAASALDIDDGHRGAAGHAGAGVIPAALAVGQSINASDAEMLDAIALGYDVALRVATSRPTNTIETYASGRWVSYGAAAAAGRLLGLDAEEMAHALAIAGSEGPIVFPTGSSKFQGSTVKEGIPPAVVAGITGAYRARAGATGPVDLLNDEDRYDPKILLGQLGEVWELQKCYLKPYACCRYMHAAIDAILKMRQDGRHIHRLRIETFPQGLRLANERTPSTLEGGQYSFYFSCALAALRGQEALQPVDPDSLKDIEVLGLANRIELETSIDFATAFPVRTPARVLIDQGDGEKELVIDHPLGDVANPMSWDQVAHKFKNIGRVSLSTQSQDSIISAISQLNEAGFTPLLSALSKSQDNNLQ; from the coding sequence ATGCATGCCCTAACTCAACTTGCTGAATTTGTGTCTGGCCACCCCAAAGGCGCGTTGCCATCGGAAACGCGCGAAGCCATCTCGCTGCTGCTGCTCGACTTGATGGGCGCAACCGCAGCAGGCCTTCATTCACGCCTGGCTGCTTCGGCGAGGCAAGCAGCATCCGATGTCTACGGTTCAGGCGTAGCTCAGGTCTGGCTCACGGATTTGAAGCTGAGCGTTGTGGGCGCTGCCATGGCCAATAGTGCGGCGGCCAGTGCGCTCGATATTGATGATGGCCATCGTGGAGCGGCAGGCCATGCGGGGGCTGGCGTCATTCCTGCAGCACTTGCTGTCGGCCAATCCATCAATGCCTCGGATGCGGAGATGCTGGATGCCATTGCACTGGGCTATGACGTCGCTCTGCGTGTTGCCACATCACGCCCGACCAACACCATCGAGACTTATGCCAGTGGCAGGTGGGTCAGCTATGGTGCGGCTGCAGCTGCCGGACGCTTGCTCGGGCTTGACGCTGAAGAAATGGCACATGCGCTGGCGATTGCAGGCTCTGAAGGCCCAATCGTTTTCCCGACAGGCTCCTCCAAGTTTCAGGGCAGCACGGTAAAAGAAGGAATCCCACCTGCTGTCGTTGCCGGTATCACTGGGGCTTATCGCGCAAGAGCGGGAGCAACCGGACCGGTAGATTTGCTCAACGATGAAGATCGCTATGATCCTAAAATCTTGCTGGGGCAGCTTGGCGAGGTGTGGGAGCTGCAGAAGTGTTATCTCAAGCCTTATGCATGCTGTCGTTATATGCATGCTGCCATCGATGCTATCCTGAAAATGCGTCAGGATGGGCGTCACATTCACAGGCTCCGCATCGAAACCTTCCCGCAGGGGCTTCGTCTCGCCAATGAGCGCACCCCAAGCACGTTGGAGGGCGGCCAGTATAGCTTCTATTTCAGCTGCGCGCTTGCGGCGCTGCGTGGGCAGGAGGCGCTTCAGCCCGTCGATCCCGACAGTCTAAAAGACATAGAGGTCCTCGGCCTTGCGAACCGGATCGAACTTGAAACGTCGATCGATTTCGCCACAGCGTTTCCAGTTCGCACGCCAGCGCGTGTTCTGATCGATCAAGGTGACGGTGAAAAAGAGCTGGTTATCGACCACCCGCTTGGCGATGTGGCGAACCCGATGAGCTGGGATCAGGTCGCTCACAAGTTCAAGAATATCGGGCGTGTCAGTCTGAGTACCCAAAGTCAGGACAGCATTATTTCCGCGATCAGCCAACTGAACGAAGCAGGCTTCACCCCACT